From Gloeocapsa sp. DLM2.Bin57, the proteins below share one genomic window:
- a CDS encoding PQQ-dependent sugar dehydrogenase — protein MKIAVIWRGILITLTTLLIVITFGSYSASENFTQVTLIEGLEHPWGMDWLPTGEILITERPGRLRIVRDGQLDLDPISGVPRVLALGQGGLLDVAVHPRFAENGYIYLTYADGTETTNQTKVARGVFNGVEIENLETIFAVDQPKTGGQHFGSRILWLPDETMLVTIGDGGNPPLQLEGQLIREQAQNLQSYLGKVIRINDDGSIPSDNPFVGESGVNPLIWSYGHRNIQGIAFDSVNNRIWSTEHGSRGGDELNLLKPGENYGWPEVSHSLEYSTGEPVSAHQSLPGMIDPREVWTPAIAPSGLTVYYGDRFANWSGNLLAGGLVSQSVHRIELDDSGNVINQEQIPINQRVRDVRTGPDGLIYILTDRSSGQLIRLDPR, from the coding sequence ATGAAAATTGCTGTAATTTGGCGCGGGATACTTATTACTTTAACTACTTTATTAATAGTGATAACTTTTGGGAGTTATTCAGCTAGTGAAAACTTTACTCAAGTTACCTTAATAGAGGGTTTAGAACATCCCTGGGGGATGGATTGGTTACCAACTGGAGAGATACTAATTACTGAACGTCCAGGAAGATTAAGAATAGTTAGAGATGGTCAATTAGATCTAGATCCTATTTCAGGAGTTCCCCGAGTTCTAGCATTAGGACAAGGAGGATTATTAGATGTTGCAGTTCATCCCCGTTTTGCTGAAAATGGTTATATTTATCTTACCTATGCTGATGGTACAGAAACAACCAATCAGACAAAAGTCGCTAGGGGTGTATTTAATGGAGTAGAAATAGAAAACCTAGAGACTATTTTTGCGGTTGATCAACCTAAAACAGGTGGTCAACATTTTGGTTCTCGAATCTTATGGTTACCCGATGAAACGATGTTAGTAACCATTGGAGATGGAGGTAATCCCCCCCTACAATTAGAAGGACAACTGATTAGAGAACAAGCACAAAATTTACAGAGTTATCTAGGAAAGGTGATACGTATCAATGATGACGGTTCAATTCCTAGTGATAATCCCTTTGTGGGAGAATCAGGAGTAAATCCACTGATTTGGAGTTATGGTCATCGTAACATTCAAGGGATAGCCTTTGATTCAGTTAATAATCGGATTTGGTCAACTGAACATGGTTCAAGGGGAGGAGATGAATTAAATTTACTTAAACCTGGAGAGAATTACGGTTGGCCAGAAGTTTCTCATAGTTTAGAATATAGCACAGGTGAGCCTGTTTCTGCTCATCAATCTTTACCAGGGATGATCGATCCTCGGGAGGTTTGGACTCCTGCGATCGCCCCTTCAGGATTAACGGTTTACTATGGCGATCGCTTTGCTAATTGGTCAGGAAATTTACTCGCAGGTGGATTAGTTTCTCAAAGTGTCCACAGAATCGAGTTAGACGACTCAGGTAATGTTATTAATCAAGAACAGATTCCCATCAATCAAAGAGTTAGAGATGTACGTACAGGTCCTGATGGTTTAATCTATATTCTCACCGATCGCTCATCAGGACAACTAATTAGATTAGATCCTCGATGA